TCGGTGAGCGCAGAATTGTGGGGAAACAAGTTGAACGCCAAAGGATAGGGGAATGCCTCTGTCTTAGGCGTTTCACCCGCCAAAATCGCTTGGGCCTGCTGCTTGACCTCTTCCATGGCCCGAGCGCCCGCGCCGCTGGCCGACTGGTAGGTCGCCGCCACGATTCGCTGAATCGGCTGAATCTGGTGGAGCGGCCAGATCGCCACCGACATCAGGATCGTCGTGCAGTTGGGGTTGGCGATGATACCCCGATGCTGGGCAGCGGCCTCTGGGTTGACCTCCGGCACGATCAGGGGGACCTGGGGGTCCATCCGGAAGGCGCTGGAGTTGTCAATGACCACTGCACCCGCCTCAACGGCTTTGGGGGCCCACAGCTTCGAGGTAGAGCCACCTGCGGACGCCAAAACAATATCCACGCCTTCAAAGGCTGCTGCATCAGTGGCCGTCACCGGCAGCGCTTCTCCCTTGAAGGTCAAGGTTGTGCCCGCAGAGCGAGGAGAGGCAAGGAGCTTGAGGTTTGAGAGGGGAAAGTTGCGGCTCTCTAGCAGGGCGAGCAGCTCAGTGCCGACTGCACCGGTTGCACCCAAGATGGCGACGCTATAGGTTCGATCCAAGCTGATTTTCTCCTCCCCGTTGGGGTTTTAGGTCAGTAAACAAAAGGTTTAGTGGCAGTTTGCAGAAGAGCTTTTGTACAAGTTTCTTGATATTGGCTGAGGGTATCAGTATCTAAGTAAAATTTTGAATAATGATATCGCTAGTTCGCCACTCGTCTTCGACTAGCTAGACCTTAGTTTATGACGAGTCGGTGGCCTGAAGGCCGCGATGGGCAATTTATAGCCAAGCTCCATCTTAACCCGAACTTTTTCTCTGGTTTCCCTAGCCTGCCCAAATTTATGCCAGAGGTATCAGGGAGGTGCTAGGCTAGCTTACTGTTCAGAGTTTGGTCAATGGCGATCGCCAGAGGGGCCAATCCCTTCAGCAACCGTGTTGGAAGCGCCGTCACAGTGGGTTTTCACGAGCTACTGTCATTCCATAGAGCGCGATGCTTCACCAGGGGTCAGCTTCAGCCTCCTCTCTCATCGAGTTGGGGTCCCAACTCTAGAATTTGGGAGACCTCAGGGACTTATTGCCTGTTGTCCTCGTCCAAGTCCCAAACCTAAGTCTGCGTGGGGTAGGAGCGGACCCACAAAAGCTGTTGCGAACTTCTGTAGCATAGCTCCAGAAGAATGCTGAACGGCAACGCGGTTGGGGCCTCGACCCATGGGTAGCGCGATCGCACTATCAGGCAATGCCTGCGATCGCGCCTTGAACCCAAAATCCTCGCCCGCTCTGGGTTAGGGAGTCCGTCAATTACTAGTCATCTGAAAGATTTAAGAGAGCCGATGAAAGTCACCCAGGAGAAACTTCCCGCCAGCCAAATTGGCTTGGAAATCGAAATTTCGCCCGACATGTCCAAGCAAGTTTACGAGCGGGTTGTCCAAAGATTTATCCGTGAGGCCAACATTCCTGGGTTTCGGAAAGGAAAGGTGCCTCGCCACATTCTGGTTCAGCGCCTTGGGACCCTGCGCCTCAAGGCGACGGCCCTAGAAGATCTGGTGCAAGACAGTCTGAAAGCGGCCCTCAAGCAAGAGAACATCGAAGCCATCGGCAACTACCAGCTGCGATCGTCCTTTGATGAGCTGCTTGAGCAGTACGAGCCCGGCAAAGCCCTGACTTTCTCGGCAGCGGTTGATGTCCAGCCCGAAGTCACCCTCAAAACCTACACGGGTCTGACCCTGCAAGCAGAAGAAGTGACCTACGACGCAGGCCGGGTGGATACTGTCCTAGAGGACTACCGCAAGCGTATGGCCACCTTAGTGCCAGTAGAAGGCCGCCCCGCTCAATCGGGCGATGTGGCTGTCGTAGACTACGCCGGTCGCTACAAGAACGACGCGGGTGAATTTGAAGAGGTCCCGGGCGGAACGGCCCAAGACTTCCAGGTTGACCTCGGAGAAGGCCGCTTCATTGAAGGCTTCATCGACGGCATTGTCGGCATGAGCGCTGGGGAAACCAAGGAAATTGACGTGAAGTTCCCCGCCGACTACCCCCAAGAAACCATTGCGGGTCGGGACGCCCAGTTCACGGTCACCCTCAAAGAAGTCAAAGAGAAAGAGCTGCCTGAACTGGACGATGACTTCGCCCAGGATGTCAGCGAGTTCGAGACCCTGGCAGAGCTGCGCGAGTCCCTCGAAAAGCGCTACCGCGAGGAAGCTGAGAAGAAGACGCGCGGCAACAAGGAGCAAGCGGTGCTCAATGCTCTTGTGGAGTGCGTCGAAGCTGAGCTGCCGGAGACCTTGATCCTGCGGGAAGTGGACTACATGCTCACCCAGACCGCCATGCAGCTGAGCAATCAGGGCATGGACATCAAGCAGCTGTTCAACCAAGATACGATTCCGCAACTGCGCGATCGCTCTCGTCCGGAGGCCGTTCTGCGCCTCAAGCGGACCCTGGCCCTCGGCGAAGTCGCCAAGAAAGAGTCCATCGAGATCGAGGCGACCGCCGTTGATGCCCGTGTCCAAGAAGTGCTCGAGCAGTACAAAGGTCAAGCTCAAGAAATTGACGTTGACCAGCTGCGGGCCGTCACCGAAGAGGACATGCTCAAGGAAAAAATCCTCACCTGGCTGATCGAGCAGTCCACGGTGGAGCTCGTCCCCGAAGGAACCCTCAGCAAGGCTGCGGCGGAAGAGGCAGAAGCGTCTTCTGAGACTGAAGAAACCCCGGCAGAGTAATCTTGCCCTTTAGGCCCAGTTATCGCTTTGCGAGACTGGGCCTAAATGCTTCTGGACCCAACGTTAAGAATTTTGAAAAGAGTGTGCGTGGGCGATCGCAAACTTCCTTCCAAAATCTTGTCGCGATCGCCCCTAATCCGTACGCCAACGTGCCAAGAGGATTTTGATACCCTCTGCCGACGGTCTCAAAGCAGTTAGGGCATAATGGTTGCAGAGAGGGTATAAATGCCCTACCGTGGCCTAGACAGTGTCTTCACTCGGCATTGCAGCGGGCTGATTGCTCATCTATCGTGACCCCTATGTTGGAATCTCAATCATCCCAATACGCGATCTCAAGCCTTCAAGCCCACAACATCTATGCCGGACCGAGCAATATCGTTCCCATGGTGGTGGAGCAGTCCGGTCGGGGTGAAAGAGCCTTTGATATTTACTCCCGCCTCCTGCGCGAACGCATCATCTTCTTGGGCACGCCCGTAGATGACGCTGTTGCCGACTCTATCGTTGCGCAGCTGCTCTTTCTAGAAGCGGACGACCCCGAAAAAGACATCCAGATCTACATCAACTCCCCCGGTGGATCGGTCACGGCAGGCATGGCAATCTACGACACCATGCAGCAAGTGCGCCCCGACGTCGTTACCATTTGCTTCGGTTTGGCTGCTAGCATGGGAGCGTTTCTGCTAGCCAGCGGTGCCCGGGGCAAACGCCTGTCCTTGCCCAACTCTCGAATCATGATTCACCAGCCCCTTGGGGGAGCCCAGGGACAAGCCGTGGACATCGAGATCCAGGCGCGAGAAATCCTTTACCACAAGCGCAGACTCAACGAGCTGTTGTCCCATCACACCGGACAGCCCCTTGATAGACTCGAGGTAGATACCGAACGCGACTTCTTCATGTCTGCTGAAGAGGCTTGCAACTACGGCTTGATTGACCAAGTGATCTCTCGGCAAACTCTTCCGACTCCGGGAGAAAACGTTGCTCTAGCGCAGTAAGAGGCAGCTATGTCTAAGTACGACTCCCATTTGAAATGTTCCTTCTGCGGTAAGTCACAGGAACAAGTACGAAAACTCATTGCCGGTCCGGGAGTCTACATCTGCGACGAATGCGTCGATCTTTGTAATGAGATATTGGACGAGGAGCTGTTTGACTCTAGCGCAGCGGCTCCTCAGCCAGCGCCTCGTCGAGAACAGACCCCAGAGAAGCGCCACACGCGTTCTTCGAACCTGTCCCTCGGCCAGATGCCGAAGCCTCAAGAGATTAAGAAATATCTCGATGAGCACGTCATTGGTCAAGAATCGGCCAAAAAGATTCTTTCGGTCGCGGTCTACAACCACTACAAGCGACTCAGCTATATCCAAGGCAAGGGCAAGGGCGACTTTGACGACGCGGTAGAGCTGCAAAAGTCCAACATTTTGCTGATTGGCCCGACGGGCTGCGGCAAGACCCTGCTAGCCCAAACCCTCGCTGAGATCCTGGACGTGCCCTTTGCGGTCGCTGATGCGACGACTCTGACGGAGGCGGGCTACGTCGGCGAAGACGTTGAAAATATTCTGCTGCGGCTGCTGCAAGTGGCAGACCTAGATGTCGAAGAAGCCCAGCGCGGCATTATCTACATCGACGAAATTGACAAGATTGCGCGCAAGAGCGAAAACCCGTCGATCACACGGGACGTGTCTGGGGAAGGTGTGCAGCAGGCGCTGCTGAAGATGCTGGAAGGAACGGTGGCCAATGTGCCGCCCCAAGGCGGTCGCAAGCACCCCTACCAAGACTGCATCCAGATCGACACGAGCAATATTCTCTTTATCTGTGGCGGGGCGTTCGTGGGCCTCGAGAAGTCTGTCGAGCAGCGCATCGGCAAGAAGTCTATTGGTTTCGTGCAGCCCAATGATCCGATGTCGAAGGAGAAGCGGGCGGCGGATGTGCTCAAGCACCTAGAACCGGATGACTTGGTGAAGTTTGGCATGATTCCGGAGTTTATTGGCCGGGTGCCCATCGTGGCGGTGCTCGATCCGCTGGATGAAGACGCCTTGACGGAGATCCTGACGGAGCCGCGCAACGCGCTGGTGAAGCAGTATCAGAAGCTGCTAAAGATGGACAATGTGCAGCTGGAGTTTAAGCAGGAGGCTGTGCGGGCGATCGCCCAAGAGGCCTATCGCCGCAAGACCGGAGCGCGAGCCCTGCGAGGCATTGTCGAGGAGCTGATGCTGGATGTGATGTATGAGCTGCCGTCGCGCAAGGATGTGACGCGCTGCTTGATCACGCGGGAGATGGTGGAGAAGCGATCGACGGCTGAGCTGCTGATGCATCCATCCTCGCTGCCCAAGCCTGAGTCTGCCTGATGCCCTACGCTTCTATTTTCGGGGTCGAGCACTATTACGAGTGGGTGTGCGAGGCGGGAGACCAGCCCTCGGGTAAGCCGGTAATGGTGTTTCTGCATGGCTGGGGGGGCTCGCTGCGCTACTGGCAGAGCACGGCCCAGGCGATCGCCGATGAGTTTGACTGTCTGCTCTACGATTTGCGAGGCTTTGGCCGATCGCGCGGAGTTGTGACTCTGCCGGAAGCGGTGCCGCCCTACGAAGAGAGCGATCGCTACGCCCTCGAGAGCTACGCCCACGATTTGGCGGGCTTACTCGATCAGATGGGGCTCGAGCGGGTCTACCTCAACGCCCACTCCACCGGCGCGTCGATCGCCACGCTGTTTGTCAATCGCTATCCTGAGCGGGTTCACCGAGCCATCTTGACCTGTAGCGGCATCTTTGAGTACGACGAGCGCGCTTTCAAGGCTTTTCACAAGTTTGGCGGCTACGTGGTGAAGTTTCGCCCCCCCTGGCTGGCCAGACTCCCCTTCGCCAATCGTCTGTTTATGGCGCGCTTTTTGCGGCGCTCTCTGCCGGATGCGATCAGTCAGGCATTTCTGGAGGATTTCATTCAGGCGGACTATGACGCGGCCCTAAACACGATCTATACGGCGGTCAGCGAGCGGGCGGCTCTAGAAATGCCGCGCGAGTTTGCGGCTATAACGGTGCCGACCCTGCTGGTGGCGGGGGAGTACGACATCATTATCCCGGCGGAGATGGGGCGTCAGGCTGCTCAGCTGAGCGATCGCGTGGAGCTGGCGGTGATTCCGGAGACGGCTCATTTCCCGATGCTGGAGGATCCGGAGACCTATCTCCACCGGGTGCGAAGCTTTTTGGCAGCAGAGCAGCCTGCGACGTCCTCTCCGAGCTGATCGGCAGGGCTGGTCGCCTTAGAGGGTGTGGTTGGGCAGGCGATCGCCGAAGCGCTCACCAAAGAACATTTGAGAAATCTCGAAGCGTCCCCCGTAGGATTTGGCGGGTTCCTCGGCAGCATAGCCTAGGGCTACGAGGCAGCACACGTCTACTTCGCCCGGAATCCCAAAGGCGGCTTTGACCTGGCTGCTGCTGAAGCCCTCCATGGGGCAGCTGTCGACGCCGAGACTTTTGGCGACGATGAGCATGTGGGCCACAGCCAGCATGGTGTGGCGGTTGGTCCAGGCCTCCATGGTTTCAAAGCAGGGTTTGTTTTCAAAGAGGCCTGGTACCTGCTGGCGGACGACCTCGGCGTAGGCATCGGTCATGGCGTCGTGCTGTCGCCCCAGATCGATGACGGCCTCAATGTAGTCGCTGTCCCCAACCCGGCGATCGCCGCAGCAAATCACCACCACCGGCGCTTCGCTCACCTGGCGCTGATCAAAGGCACATTCTCGCAGCTTGTCTTTGTTCTCCTGGGCCTGAACCACGACAAAACGCCAAGGCTGGAGGTTGTAGCCAGACGGAGACTGGAGCGTCAGCCGAAAAATCTCCTCCAGAATGGCTGGCGGAATCGGGTCAGGACGAAAAGAGCGCGTCGCGCGACGCTGCTCGATCGCTGCCTGAAGTCCTAGAGAAGGCTGAAGTTCGATGGTCATGTCAAGTCTCGCTCTTGAGGGCGTACTGGAGCCTGCCAAAGAGCCGCTGCTGGCGACTCCCCGTGAGTCCTAGCTTCAGAGAACGGCCCTCAAAAGGCAACCGCCCAGGGAGGGAGTTGGGAGAGAGACCTAGGGGACTTAGTCGAGGCCGAGTTCCCGCTTCAGCAGGTTAATGGACTTGGTGCCGATGTAGTTTTCGCAGCACATCAGCTTGGGCGGACGAATGATGTCCTCGCGGGCGGCGGCTAGGGCCGTTTTGACGGCGGCGCAGCTCTTGGGGTCAAAGCTGGCAATCTGCTGGGTGCCGCGCACCATGGCGTTGAGCTTGAAGGCGTCATCGGGCTGGGCGGTCATGACCAGCAGGTCATCGCCCCGCAGACTGTGCACAATCAGCTCGGAGGCCCGCAAAAAGCCGCTGCTGAGGCTGACCAGGCCAACGCAGCTATCCTTGGGTAGCTGCAGCAGCATCTGGATTTCCTTGGCGTAGTCGTAGATGTCGACGGGAATCACGCGCACGGATTTGGGAGCGGCGATCGCCTCCGCATCGCCAATGAAATAGCGACTGGTGACAACGGTGCCCGAGCGTGTCTGGTCGAGGGCCTGACCGAGCTCCTCCATGGGCACTAGCTGAACGGGCATTTGCAAGGCCTGCTCTAGCTCGCGGGCCATCAGCTCGCCCGCGCCAATGTCTTGCTGGGGCGCCGTGACCAGCACCCGAGCGCTGCACCGCAGCCGCCAGTCGATCTCGCTAAGGAAAAGCTCCCGCGCTTCATTGAGGGAGCAGCCTTGCTTGAGCAGTTCGTCGAGGCTGCCGCGCACGAGGCGAGAGGCGATGGGATATTTCTCAAAGAGGGGCGATCGCGGTGCTTGGGTGCCGCCTTCGTCGCCCTGGGCGCGCACGTAGATGCCAGAGCCCGCTTGGGCGTCGACCACCCCTGCTTCTTCGAGCTGTCGGTAGACCTTACTGATGGTGTTGCGGTGGAGGCCGGTCTGCATGGCGAGCTGCCGGGTGCTGGGCAGTCGGTGTCCGGGGGGAAACTGCCGCGAAGCAATGGCGAAACGAATTTGATTGTAGAGCTGGGCAGACGCCGGAATGTCGCTGTCGGACTGAATATGAAATTGAACCATCCCAAGATCCTCCTGAGGGCTGACGGGTCAGGGCTGCGATGCCGGCCACAGGGCTTGAAGTGACCAAAAACCGGACTTTTTTGGCGATCGCCCGTCAGAAAAGCAATGCTCCGCGAAGTAGAAGCGTCTTCGCCGGCCAACGGGAACCTGCGGTGGTCTGCGGCCAAATTGCAGCGATTCGCTCCTGATAATACTTTAGGCCACGGGCATCCAAACCACCCAGGACGGTAATGTGGATGCTTTGGAGGCGCGGCCCAGCGTTTTAGACGCGCCAAGGGGGCCAAAAGTTGCCCAGCGCGATCGCCTGATCTATGAGCCAGTTCATGGGCTCGGGAAGGGGCAGCCAAACCTATTTTTGAGGGCCTGGGTCCAGGGGCATACCCTCCGAGCCCTTTGACTGAAGGGCGAAATATAGGGAGGGCGCGATATAACAAACGTATTTTCGGTTGCTTCGAGGGTGATCATGGCGGCAGACATTCGGACAGAAACGGTGACAGTCCCGGGTGAAGTGGCGATCGCCGCTTACCTAGCAGAGCCGGTTGGCCCCGGACCGTTTCCGGCGGTGGTGGTGCTGCAAGAAATTTTCGGCGTGAATGCGCATATTCGAGAGGTGACTGAGCGGCTGGCGCGCCTGGGCTATGTGGCGATCGCCCCGGCCCTTTACCAGCGATTGGCTCCGGGCTTCGAAGCGGGCTACACGCCCCAAGACATTCAGGTTGGCCGCGAATACAAAAACCAAACCCGCGCTCCAGAGCTGCTCAGCGACATCCAGAGCACCCTTACCTATCTCCAGCAAAAGCCCAATGTGCGCGCCCAGGCCCTGGGCGCGATCGGCTTCTGCTTTGGTGGGCACGTGGCCTACTTGGCCGCGACCCTGCCCGCGATCAGAGCGACGGCTTCGTTTTACGGCGCTGGCATTCCGGACTGGTGTCCCGGCGAGGCTCAGCCCACCCTCCAGCGGACCGCCCAAATTTCTGGCACCCTCTACGCCTTCTTTGGCATGGAGGACCAGAGCATTCCTGAGGCCCACGTGAACCAGATCGAGTCGTCTTTGGCCCAGCACGGAGTAAAGCATCGGGTGTTTCGCTACGCAGGGGCGGGCCACGGCTTCTTTTGCGATCGCCGCCAGAGCTACGAGTCCCGAGCCGCCGCCGACGCCTGGGAGCAGGTGCAGCGCCTCTTCCAGGGCGTTCTCCAGGGAGATTAGACTCGGCGGCGATCGCGCCCCGGAGTCCCCCCTCAGAGGCGGCGGGATTTTCTGCGTTTCTGGAGCAGGAAGTGTCAAAGTGGAGATAGCTCGTCAGGGGCACTCCGAGACCGAGGTGGGTACCTGCTCTAGGATGTCCTGGGCTGTCGGTCTCTAGGCCGAGGTCAGGCCCGCTCTGGCGATATCTTCGCGCGGCGTCGCCTCATCCCCATGGCTCGTCGTGCACCATTCGTTTTAGTTCAAAAGTAATCATGAATTCCGAATCAACGCGTCCTCAAGCAGCGGCTCCTGGCTTTTCAATGGATGACTTTGCCAAGGCCCTAGAATCCCACGACTACCAGTTTGAGTCGGGGCAGATTGTGCGCGGTACGGTCTTTGAATATGACAGCAGCGGTGCCTATGTAGACATCGGCGGCAAGGCCGCGGCCTTTGTGCCGGCCCGAGAAGCCTCCCTCAGCAGCCGAGTCGATCTGCAAACGGCGCTGCCGCTGAATGAGGCGCGGGACTTTCTCATCATCTCGAACCAAAACGCCGACGGTCAGGTGACCCTGTCGGTGCGCCGCCTGGAGCTCAATCGCGTTTGGGAGCGCCTGGCGGAGATGCAGACCAACAATGAGACGATCGCCGTGCGCGTTTCTGGGGTGAATAAGGGGGGCGTGACGGCCGATGCCCAAGGCTTGCGGGGCTTCATTCCGCGATCGCAGCTCGTGGAGCGCGAGGACCTCGACAGCCTCATCGGCAAGACGCTGACCGTGAAGCTGCTGGAGGTCAACCGGGAGACCAATAAGCTGGTGCTCTCCCACCGCCAGGCCGCCCAAGCCGCCAGCATTGGCCAGTTTGAAATTGGTCAGCTGGTCGAAGGCAAGGTGGTCAGCCTGAAGCCCTTTGGCCTGTTTGTGGACCTGGGCGGCACGACGGGCCTGCTGCACATCAAGCAGATCAGCCAAAACTATATCTCGTCTCTCCAGGCGCACTTCTCCGTGGGCCAAGCCATCAAAGTGGTGATCACGGACCTCGACGAGTGGCAGGGGCGCATTTCTCTGTCGACGCGGGTGCTGGAGAGCTATCCGGGCGAGATTTTGGAGAAGTTTGAAACTGTGATGGCGGAGGCGGGCGATCGCGCGAGCCGGGCCAAAAAGCAGCTCAGCGACGCGGAATAATGGGCAATCAGCGATCGTCCTGAGAGGGCGATCGCACTATCGGTTCCCAACCTCAACGATACTGATAAAGGGGCGGCTACCAGGCCGCCTCTTTTGTCGCGCTCAAACAGCGATTGCTGGGCCTGGAGATAGCCGCCCCCGCAAGCCTTGAGCCCTGGCGAAAGAGGCCCTGGCAGCCCTCGCTGGTTGTTTAAGATGCTGACGTTAAATCACCATGGCGACGATTTGGGAGCTTGATTTCTATTCCCGTCCAATCTTGGATGAGCGCGAAAAGAAGGTGTGGGAAGTGCTTGTATGCGAGAGTCCCCAGACCGTCAACCAGGCACCGGAGACGCTATTTCGCTATGCCGAGTACTGCGACAGTGGTGAAGTGAATTCGGTGCGGCTGCGTCAGGCTCTGGAGCGGGCGATCGCCCAAGCCCCCCAGCCTCCAGACAAGATCCGCTTTTTTCGCCGCCAGCTCACCAACATGATCACCAAGGCCTGTAGCGATCTGGGAGTGCTGCCGCTGCCCAGTCGGCGGACAGTCACGCTCAATCAGTGGCTGGAGGAGCGATCGCGCGATGTCTATCCTCTCGATCCCAACTACCGCGAGGGGGTGGTGGTGCCGTCGGTGCAGTTCGAAACCCCCGAGCCCAAGCGACTCCCCGATGCCCTCAACTACGACCGGCTGGCCTTTGTGACCCTGGAGGCCGGTGCCTTTGCCGATATGACCGAGTGGAGCATCGACTTTGGCGAGGCGTTTCCCCTTGAGGCCCTGGGCTTGACTCCGGAGACGCGGGTGCCGGGGGTGCTGCTCTTTTCGTCGCGGGCGCTGCCCTTGGCGGCCTGGATGTCGGGACTCGAGATGGCCTTTGTGCGCTACGAGGAGACGCCCAACCCCTGTTTGGTCCTGGATACGGGGGCCAATGAGCGCTGGCTGCTGCGCGGAAATCTGGCGGAGCGATCGCAGCAGCAGGAGGCCAAAAACTTTGAGTTAGCCAAGCAAGCAGCTCAGAATGTCCATTTCATTGGCGTTCAGAGCGATCCTCAGTCTGAGGCCTTTAGCGGATTTTGGCTGTTACAGGAGGTCAATCTAGCGTAGTCTAAATCTTAGGCGGGCGGCTGCTTGCGGCCTCCGGTCATTTAGGATTCAGCATCGCAGGGTCATGGGGTCTGATAAGTTGCAACAGGAGGCGCTGGCAGAACAGCTGTTGGAGTTGGCCGCTCGGGCTGGAGCCGAGGCGGCGGAGGTGTTTCAGTCGCAGTCCCTCTCGCGCCCGGTGTACTTCGAGGCCAACCGCCTCAAGCAGCTGGAAAGCGCTCAAGCGGCAGGCACCAGTCTCCGACTCTGGCGCGCAGGACGGCCTGGGCTGGCCGTGGCCTATGGCCCGGTGGAGCCCCAAGTCTTGGTGGATCGGGCGATCGCCCTCAGCCAGCTCAACGAGCCCGAAACGGTCGAATTTGCCAACACCAGCAAAACCACCTATCCCGACTTAGGCCATTCGGTGCCGGTGGAGCAGCTGGTGGAGTGGGGCCGCGAGGCGATCGCCCTCGTGCGCCAGGTCTATCCCGATTTGCTGTGCACCGCCGAGTGGGAGTGCGACGTCGAAACCACCCGCCTGGTCAACTCCCAGGGCCTAGACTGCGGCTACACCGACACCACCTTGAGCTGCTACCTCTCGGCGGAGTGGGTCCGGGGGGACGACTTCCTCAGCGTGTCCGACGGCCAGACCCAGCGCGACGTCCTCGACCCCGCCAGCCTGGCAGACCAAATTTTGCAGCGCCTGGCCTGGGCCCAAGAAAACGTCGCGCCGCCCATTGGCCGCGTGCCGGTCCTCTTCACCGCCAAGGCCGCCGACATGCTCTGGGGGACCATCCAGGCCGCCCTCAACGCCAAGCACGTCCTTGAAAAATCTTCTCCCTGGAGCGATCGCCTGGGGCAGCTCGTCATTGCGCCCCAGCTCACCCTCTCCCAGGACCCCGACGCGGGTCCTTTTAGCTGTCCCTTTGACGACGAAGGCATGCCAACCCATCCCTTCGTCTTCATTCGCGACGGCGTGCTGCAAATGTTTTATGCCGACGGCACCACGGGCCGCCAGCTAGGCAGCGGCAGCACCGGCAACGGATTTCGGCCGGGGCTGGGCAGCTATCCCACGCCGGGCCTTTTCAATTTGCTGGTAGCGCCGGGCCAAAAGTCTTTGTCAGACCTGATCAGTCTGCTCGATGACGCCATCATCGTGGATCAGATGCTCGGCGGGGGTGCTGGTCTCTCGGGCGACTTCTCGATCAATGTTGACCTCGGCTTCCGAGTCCAGAAGGGCCAGGTGACTGGACGGGTCAAAGACACCATGGTGTTTGGCAATGTCTACGCAGCCCTCAAGCAGCTTGTCGAACTCGGGGGTGACGCCGACTGGAACGGCTCCTGCTACACCCCGTCGCTCATCGTTGAGGGGCTCTCCACCACCGGACGTCAATAGCCGCCAGCTGTCCCCCCACTCCTAACCCCATGCGCTACCCCCCTGTGCTCCAGTTTGTGCGACCGTTGCTGAGACCCAAACGGACCGCAATTCTGGAAGCATGCCTCATTGGGCTGGTCGCGGCCTTTGCGGTTGTGATTTTGCGTCAGGGCATTGGGCTGCTGGGGGGATGGCGAGTCCACTTGGCCCAGCAAGGTCCGGCCTGGCTGGTGCTGTCGGGCATTGGGGCTGTGGGCGGCTTTCTGGCTGGCTGGCTGGTGGAGCGAGTGGCCCCCGAGACCGCTGGCAGCGGCATTCCCCAGGTCAAGGCGGTTTTGGCCCGAGTGCCGATCCCTCTGGACTTGCGGGTCGCGGCGGTCAAGCTGCTGGGCGCGGTGCTGGCGCTGGGGTCTGGGCTGACCCTGGGGCGCGAGGGCCCGACGATTCAGATGGGAGCGGCGATCGGGGCTCAGCTGAGCCGCTGGTTTCCGACGTCGCCCGATCACCGTCGACAGCTGATTGCGGCGGGGGCAGGGGCGGGGCTGGCGGCTTCTTTTAATGCGCCCTTGGCGGGCGTGCTGTTTGTGGTCGAGGAGCTGCTGCGGGATGTCTCGGGCTTTACGCTGGGGACGGCGATTTTGGCCTCGTTCATTGGGTCCGTCGTGGCGCGACTGCTGGGGGGACGCGGCCTGGACGTGAATCTAGCTGCGGTGCCGGTGCAGGCCAATTTTCACGCGGTGGATATCCCGTTTTATCTGCTGCTGGGGCTGCTGGCGGGGGTGCTAGGGCCGCTGTTTTGCCGCGGCATTTTGGCCAGTCTGACCATTAATCGGCGGGTGCTCAAGCTGAGTATGCCCTGGCGCATGGCTTTGGCGGGCTGTCTGTCGGGGCTGGTGGTGTCGGTGTTGCCGCTGCCCTTTCGGGACCATGCGGGGCTGCGGGCGTCTTTGGTGACGGGGGCGGCGGACTGGCAGACGATGGCGATCGCCTTTGGGGCGCACGCGGTGCTGACCATGCTGGCCTACGGCTCGGGGGCTCCTGGCGGCCTGTTTGCGCCGATTCTGGTGCTGGGGTCGGCCCTGGGCTATATGGTGGGGGCTGGCGAACAGCAGCTGCTGGGGGTGGGCCTGCCGACGACCTATGCCCTGGTGGGCATGGGGGCGTTTTTTAGCGCTGTGTCCCACGTGCCGATCACGTC
This genomic stretch from Geitlerinema sp. PCC 7407 harbors:
- a CDS encoding nitroreductase family protein; its protein translation is MTIELQPSLGLQAAIEQRRATRSFRPDPIPPAILEEIFRLTLQSPSGYNLQPWRFVVVQAQENKDKLRECAFDQRQVSEAPVVVICCGDRRVGDSDYIEAVIDLGRQHDAMTDAYAEVVRQQVPGLFENKPCFETMEAWTNRHTMLAVAHMLIVAKSLGVDSCPMEGFSSSQVKAAFGIPGEVDVCCLVALGYAAEEPAKSYGGRFEISQMFFGERFGDRLPNHTL
- a CDS encoding S1 RNA-binding domain-containing protein gives rise to the protein MNSESTRPQAAAPGFSMDDFAKALESHDYQFESGQIVRGTVFEYDSSGAYVDIGGKAAAFVPAREASLSSRVDLQTALPLNEARDFLIISNQNADGQVTLSVRRLELNRVWERLAEMQTNNETIAVRVSGVNKGGVTADAQGLRGFIPRSQLVEREDLDSLIGKTLTVKLLEVNRETNKLVLSHRQAAQAASIGQFEIGQLVEGKVVSLKPFGLFVDLGGTTGLLHIKQISQNYISSLQAHFSVGQAIKVVITDLDEWQGRISLSTRVLESYPGEILEKFETVMAEAGDRASRAKKQLSDAE
- a CDS encoding GntR family transcriptional regulator, translated to MVQFHIQSDSDIPASAQLYNQIRFAIASRQFPPGHRLPSTRQLAMQTGLHRNTISKVYRQLEEAGVVDAQAGSGIYVRAQGDEGGTQAPRSPLFEKYPIASRLVRGSLDELLKQGCSLNEARELFLSEIDWRLRCSARVLVTAPQQDIGAGELMARELEQALQMPVQLVPMEELGQALDQTRSGTVVTSRYFIGDAEAIAAPKSVRVIPVDIYDYAKEIQMLLQLPKDSCVGLVSLSSGFLRASELIVHSLRGDDLLVMTAQPDDAFKLNAMVRGTQQIASFDPKSCAAVKTALAAAREDIIRPPKLMCCENYIGTKSINLLKRELGLD
- a CDS encoding TldD/PmbA family protein, whose translation is MGSDKLQQEALAEQLLELAARAGAEAAEVFQSQSLSRPVYFEANRLKQLESAQAAGTSLRLWRAGRPGLAVAYGPVEPQVLVDRAIALSQLNEPETVEFANTSKTTYPDLGHSVPVEQLVEWGREAIALVRQVYPDLLCTAEWECDVETTRLVNSQGLDCGYTDTTLSCYLSAEWVRGDDFLSVSDGQTQRDVLDPASLADQILQRLAWAQENVAPPIGRVPVLFTAKAADMLWGTIQAALNAKHVLEKSSPWSDRLGQLVIAPQLTLSQDPDAGPFSCPFDDEGMPTHPFVFIRDGVLQMFYADGTTGRQLGSGSTGNGFRPGLGSYPTPGLFNLLVAPGQKSLSDLISLLDDAIIVDQMLGGGAGLSGDFSINVDLGFRVQKGQVTGRVKDTMVFGNVYAALKQLVELGGDADWNGSCYTPSLIVEGLSTTGRQ
- a CDS encoding Tab2/Atab2 family RNA-binding protein, with protein sequence MATIWELDFYSRPILDEREKKVWEVLVCESPQTVNQAPETLFRYAEYCDSGEVNSVRLRQALERAIAQAPQPPDKIRFFRRQLTNMITKACSDLGVLPLPSRRTVTLNQWLEERSRDVYPLDPNYREGVVVPSVQFETPEPKRLPDALNYDRLAFVTLEAGAFADMTEWSIDFGEAFPLEALGLTPETRVPGVLLFSSRALPLAAWMSGLEMAFVRYEETPNPCLVLDTGANERWLLRGNLAERSQQQEAKNFELAKQAAQNVHFIGVQSDPQSEAFSGFWLLQEVNLA
- a CDS encoding dienelactone hydrolase family protein; translation: MAADIRTETVTVPGEVAIAAYLAEPVGPGPFPAVVVLQEIFGVNAHIREVTERLARLGYVAIAPALYQRLAPGFEAGYTPQDIQVGREYKNQTRAPELLSDIQSTLTYLQQKPNVRAQALGAIGFCFGGHVAYLAATLPAIRATASFYGAGIPDWCPGEAQPTLQRTAQISGTLYAFFGMEDQSIPEAHVNQIESSLAQHGVKHRVFRYAGAGHGFFCDRRQSYESRAAADAWEQVQRLFQGVLQGD